One Methylobacterium sp. AMS5 genomic region harbors:
- a CDS encoding cold-shock protein yields MDTGTVKWFNETKGYGFIQPDDGGKDVFVHISAVERAGLRNLVEGQKVSYEVLTDKRSGKDAAGNLQAV; encoded by the coding sequence GTGGATACTGGGACTGTTAAGTGGTTCAACGAGACCAAGGGCTACGGCTTCATTCAGCCGGATGACGGCGGCAAGGACGTGTTCGTTCATATCTCCGCTGTCGAGCGTGCTGGCCTGCGCAACCTCGTCGAGGGCCAGAAGGTGTCCTATGAGGTCCTGACCGACAAGCGCAGCGGCAAGGACGCGGCCGGCAACCTGCAGGCCGTCTGA
- a CDS encoding MlaE family lipid ABC transporter permease subunit translates to MRIADGSGISEAAGADLDAGGGRVILHGRWTADQGPAVESASARIAAQGRNQPVLVDLSGLARLDTLGAWVLERTRAEIEAAGGRLAYAGARPEHRILLGEMGLREPEPAPQDTRNPALRFLDATGQRVARGGNEILSGIAFLGEVVAAGGRVARRPQTFRMAALVNQLEQVALRGVPIIVLISFLVGGIVAQQGIFQLQRFGAQSFVVNLIGLLILRELGVLLTSIMVAGRSGSAFTAEIGSMRMREEVDALRVMGLDPIEILILPRILALVIGLPILAFLGSLAALAGGGLTAAIYGGMTTDAFLARLQAAVSFHHFAVGLIKAPFMALTIGIIATIEGFAVEGSAESLGRHVTASVVKSIFMVIVLDGLFAVFFAAIDF, encoded by the coding sequence GTGCGGATCGCAGACGGCTCGGGCATCTCGGAAGCCGCGGGCGCCGACCTCGATGCGGGCGGCGGCCGCGTGATCCTGCACGGCCGCTGGACGGCGGACCAGGGTCCGGCGGTCGAGAGCGCCTCGGCGCGCATCGCCGCCCAGGGCCGAAACCAGCCCGTGCTGGTGGACCTCAGCGGCTTGGCGCGGCTCGACACCCTCGGCGCCTGGGTGCTGGAGCGGACCCGCGCCGAGATCGAGGCGGCGGGCGGGCGGCTGGCCTATGCCGGGGCGCGGCCCGAGCACCGCATCCTTCTCGGCGAGATGGGCCTGCGCGAGCCCGAACCGGCACCGCAGGATACCCGCAACCCGGCCCTGCGCTTCCTCGACGCCACGGGTCAGCGCGTCGCGCGCGGCGGCAACGAGATCCTGTCCGGCATCGCCTTCCTCGGCGAGGTGGTCGCCGCGGGCGGCCGGGTCGCGCGCCGGCCGCAGACCTTCCGCATGGCCGCGCTCGTCAACCAGCTCGAACAGGTGGCGCTCCGCGGCGTGCCGATCATCGTGCTGATCTCGTTCCTGGTCGGCGGCATCGTCGCGCAGCAGGGCATCTTCCAGCTTCAGCGCTTCGGTGCGCAGAGCTTCGTCGTGAACCTGATCGGCCTGCTGATCCTGCGCGAACTCGGGGTGCTGCTCACCTCGATCATGGTGGCGGGCCGCTCCGGCTCGGCGTTCACCGCCGAGATCGGCTCGATGCGGATGCGCGAGGAGGTCGATGCCCTGCGTGTGATGGGTCTCGACCCGATCGAAATCCTGATCCTGCCGCGCATTCTCGCCCTTGTGATCGGCCTGCCGATCCTGGCCTTCCTCGGCTCGCTCGCCGCGCTCGCGGGCGGTGGCCTCACCGCCGCGATCTATGGCGGCATGACCACCGACGCCTTCCTGGCACGGCTCCAGGCGGCTGTGTCGTTCCACCATTTCGCGGTCGGGCTCATCAAGGCGCCGTTCATGGCGCTGACGATCGGCATCATCGCGACGATCGAGGGTTTCGCGGTCGAGGGCTCGGCGGAGTCGCTCGGGCGCCACGTCACCGCCTCAGTCGTCAAGTCAATCTTCATGGTGATCGTGCTGGATGGCCTGTTCGCGGTCTTCTTCGCCGCGATCGATTTCTAA
- a CDS encoding MlaD family protein encodes METRANYVLIGAFTIGVVLAAFGFVFWLQGGSRGQATQALRIVFSGSVGGLAKGSTVSFNGIKVGEALDVRLLPQDPRRVVATVQVDPSTPLRADTRARLDSAMLTGVSQIALSGGSADAPALTPGSGDKMPTIFADSSDIQDMMAAAKQIAQRADDVLQRLDKVVAGNEGAINRTLANVESFSKTLAEAGPSIAGLVKSVDGQRLNRVIENAETFSTALANSSGDIQAGLHDARSLAAKLNASADKIDGVLKGAEGFLGSASGQQGAGTFAEIREAAISVRDAGRAFRALSENLDKRTANISTSFNRLSGTSRREVEALSSDGQRTLNTLSRAARSLERDPSQVIFGGKPSLPEYNGGR; translated from the coding sequence ATGGAGACTCGCGCAAACTACGTCCTGATCGGCGCCTTCACCATCGGCGTCGTGTTGGCCGCCTTCGGCTTCGTGTTCTGGCTCCAGGGCGGCTCCCGGGGACAGGCGACCCAGGCGCTCCGCATCGTGTTCTCCGGCTCGGTCGGGGGGCTGGCCAAGGGCTCGACCGTGTCGTTCAACGGCATCAAGGTCGGCGAGGCGCTCGACGTGCGCCTGCTGCCGCAGGACCCGCGCCGGGTCGTGGCGACCGTGCAGGTCGATCCCTCGACGCCGCTGCGCGCCGACACCCGCGCTCGGCTCGATTCCGCGATGCTGACCGGCGTCTCCCAAATCGCACTCTCCGGCGGCAGCGCCGACGCGCCCGCCCTCACGCCCGGATCGGGCGACAAGATGCCGACGATCTTCGCCGATTCGAGCGACATCCAGGACATGATGGCCGCCGCCAAGCAGATCGCGCAGCGGGCCGACGACGTGCTCCAGCGCCTCGACAAGGTCGTGGCCGGCAACGAGGGCGCGATCAACCGCACGCTTGCCAACGTCGAGTCCTTCTCGAAGACGCTCGCCGAGGCCGGGCCCTCCATCGCCGGCCTCGTCAAGTCGGTGGACGGGCAGCGCCTCAACCGGGTGATCGAGAACGCCGAGACCTTCTCGACCGCGCTGGCGAATTCGAGCGGCGACATCCAGGCCGGGCTGCACGACGCCCGCAGCCTCGCCGCCAAGCTCAACGCCTCCGCCGACAAGATCGACGGCGTGCTCAAGGGGGCGGAGGGCTTCCTCGGCTCGGCCTCGGGCCAGCAGGGCGCGGGTACCTTCGCCGAGATTCGCGAGGCGGCGATCTCCGTGCGCGACGCCGGCCGGGCGTTCCGGGCGCTGTCGGAGAACCTCGACAAGCGCACCGCCAACATCTCGACGAGCTTCAACCGCCTGTCGGGGACGAGCCGGCGCGAGGTCGAGGCCCTGTCGAGCGACGGCCAGCGCACCCTCAACACCCTCAGCCGGGCGGCCCGCAGCCTGGAGCGCGACCCATCGCAGGTTATTTTCGGCGGCAAACCATCGTTGCCGGAATACAACGGTGGCCGCTGA
- a CDS encoding DUF1489 domain-containing protein, with the protein MALHLLKLCVGPSSIEELEARIAHYRAEALRLGHEPETVHVTRMFPKRAGAIAGGGSIYWVLKGTLTCRQSIRAIEPITGSDGIDRCRLVLDPAVTPVSPRPCRPFQGWRYLEARDAPADLDRASAGEVAEMPETLRRELAALGLI; encoded by the coding sequence ATGGCCTTGCATCTTCTGAAATTGTGCGTCGGTCCCTCCTCCATCGAGGAGTTGGAGGCGCGGATCGCACATTATCGGGCGGAGGCCCTACGCCTCGGCCACGAGCCGGAGACGGTCCACGTCACCCGCATGTTCCCCAAGCGCGCGGGGGCCATCGCCGGCGGCGGTTCGATCTATTGGGTGCTGAAGGGGACGCTAACCTGCCGTCAGTCGATTCGCGCCATCGAGCCGATCACGGGAAGCGACGGGATCGACCGCTGCCGCCTCGTGCTCGATCCGGCGGTGACGCCGGTCTCGCCGCGCCCTTGCCGCCCGTTCCAGGGCTGGCGCTATCTCGAAGCGCGTGACGCACCCGCCGACCTCGACCGGGCCAGTGCCGGGGAGGTCGCCGAAATGCCAGAGACCCTGCGGCGGGAATTGGCAGCGTTGGGTTTGATCTGA
- a CDS encoding ABC-type transport auxiliary lipoprotein family protein, with product MTRLPLSPALPGRPLSGRILRAGALLAPLALLGGCGGGTPLTFDLAALPGQPRAGGAARSIVVSEPVGLQPMEADRIIVREPGGSLSFLGGGQWADRLPRLIQTRVIQSLENTGRLRSVSRPSDKVPSDYQLVSEIREFDVNSGTGEAVVDLSAKLIAEGTGRVVNARVFTARVPVKTVDPQSAAAGLDAALGQVLADLVRWVNTAR from the coding sequence ATGACGCGTCTTCCTCTCTCGCCTGCTCTTCCCGGTCGTCCCCTGTCCGGCCGCATCCTGAGGGCGGGCGCCCTTCTCGCGCCGCTCGCGCTCCTCGGCGGCTGCGGCGGCGGCACGCCGCTCACCTTCGATCTCGCCGCCCTGCCGGGTCAGCCGCGGGCGGGCGGCGCGGCGCGCTCGATCGTCGTGTCCGAGCCCGTCGGCCTGCAGCCGATGGAGGCCGACCGCATCATCGTGCGCGAGCCCGGCGGCTCCCTGTCTTTCCTCGGCGGCGGCCAGTGGGCCGACCGCCTGCCGCGCCTGATCCAGACGCGGGTGATCCAGAGCCTTGAAAATACCGGCCGCCTGCGCTCGGTCTCGCGGCCCAGCGACAAGGTGCCGTCGGACTACCAGCTCGTCAGCGAGATCCGCGAGTTCGACGTCAATTCCGGCACCGGCGAAGCGGTGGTGGACCTCTCGGCCAAGCTGATCGCCGAGGGAACCGGACGGGTCGTCAACGCCCGCGTTTTCACCGCCCGCGTCCCGGTGAAGACGGTCGATCCGCAGAGCGCCGCCGCCGGCCTCGACGCGGCTTTGGGCCAAGTCCTCGCCGACCTCGTGCGCTGGGTGAATACCGCGCGGTAG
- a CDS encoding type 1 glutamine amidotransferase domain-containing protein, giving the protein MPDIREAKILIVATDGFEESELTVPQAKLKEAGATVTVASPRSRQSKETIRGWDKTDWGKDVPVDLDLESVNYADYDALVLPGGQINPDKLRLEPKALEVVRNFLTSGKVVAAICHGPWLLIEAGAAKGRTLTSFASIKTDVINAGGDWQDKAVVTDGGIITSRNPGDLDAFCAKIVEEVKEGRHEPRQLAA; this is encoded by the coding sequence ATGCCCGATATTCGCGAGGCCAAGATCCTCATCGTCGCCACCGACGGTTTCGAGGAAAGCGAGCTGACGGTGCCGCAGGCCAAGCTGAAGGAGGCCGGTGCCACGGTCACCGTGGCGAGCCCGCGATCACGCCAGTCCAAAGAGACCATCCGCGGCTGGGACAAGACCGACTGGGGCAAAGACGTGCCGGTCGATCTCGATCTCGAAAGCGTGAACTACGCCGATTACGATGCGCTGGTTCTGCCGGGCGGGCAGATCAATCCGGACAAGCTGCGCCTCGAGCCGAAGGCGCTCGAAGTGGTCCGGAACTTCCTCACCTCCGGGAAGGTCGTGGCCGCGATCTGTCATGGTCCGTGGCTGCTGATCGAGGCCGGCGCGGCAAAGGGGCGTACGCTCACCTCGTTCGCCTCGATCAAGACCGACGTGATCAACGCGGGCGGCGATTGGCAGGACAAGGCGGTCGTGACCGATGGCGGCATTATCACCAGCCGCAACCCCGGCGACCTCGATGCCTTCTGCGCCAAGATCGTCGAGGAGGTGAAGGAAGGCCGCCACGAGCCGCGACAGCTCGCCGCCTGA
- a CDS encoding MFS transporter: MTRTAPTGEPDPVRLGLLYAVVFVEIGIAMPFMPVWLGALGLDAGLIGLLVALPIATKVVATRPLTGLIDRGVRPRTLLVAGSLTLALSYALMPAAAAIAAALLVPLIVVNAVAQAPLVPSIDYLTLAAARRSKRIDYARIRLCGSVAFLAANLAGGALLGVLGDRVAVPVLLTGLALAATLVAASGQEVAPPTEPHSGLAAAPPLPRVLRLSIAAAALIQASHAAIYAFGSLDWARHGVSPPWIGALWAVGVAAEIALFALVGRFPARWRSPFRLLGLGAAAALLRALGLSLADGELAVLLPLQMLHGLTFGATHLGIMAAVSGFAPDGARGRAQGTVGASTALVSALATLACGAVYRSFGGPSTFLMMAPLALAGLVLVALAQRIHDPRRFGGGSPHKV, from the coding sequence GTGACACGCACTGCCCCGACCGGCGAGCCCGATCCCGTCCGGCTCGGCCTCCTCTACGCCGTGGTCTTCGTCGAGATCGGCATCGCCATGCCGTTCATGCCCGTGTGGCTCGGCGCGCTCGGCCTCGATGCCGGGCTGATCGGCCTGCTGGTTGCCCTGCCGATCGCCACCAAGGTCGTCGCGACGCGGCCGCTGACGGGGCTGATCGACCGCGGCGTGCGCCCGCGCACCCTGCTTGTCGCCGGAAGCCTCACCCTGGCGCTGAGCTACGCCCTGATGCCGGCCGCCGCCGCCATCGCCGCAGCCTTGCTCGTCCCGCTGATCGTCGTGAACGCCGTGGCGCAAGCCCCGCTGGTGCCGAGCATCGACTACCTGACGCTCGCCGCCGCCCGCCGCTCGAAGCGGATCGACTATGCCCGTATCCGCCTTTGCGGCTCGGTCGCCTTCCTGGCCGCGAACCTCGCGGGCGGTGCGCTGCTCGGCGTACTCGGCGACCGGGTGGCGGTGCCGGTGCTGCTCACCGGGCTCGCGCTCGCCGCGACCCTGGTCGCAGCCTCGGGTCAGGAGGTCGCACCGCCCACCGAGCCGCATTCGGGGCTGGCAGCGGCCCCGCCCCTGCCGCGGGTGCTCCGGCTTTCCATCGCCGCGGCGGCGCTGATCCAGGCGAGTCATGCGGCGATCTACGCCTTCGGCAGCCTCGATTGGGCCCGCCACGGCGTCTCGCCGCCCTGGATCGGCGCGCTCTGGGCAGTCGGCGTCGCGGCCGAGATCGCGCTGTTCGCCCTCGTCGGCCGCTTTCCCGCGCGCTGGCGCAGCCCGTTTCGCCTGCTCGGGCTCGGGGCGGCGGCGGCTCTGCTACGGGCCCTGGGCCTCAGCCTCGCCGACGGGGAGCTGGCCGTGCTCCTGCCGCTTCAGATGCTGCACGGCCTCACCTTCGGCGCGACCCATCTCGGCATCATGGCGGCGGTCTCCGGCTTCGCGCCCGACGGCGCCCGCGGCCGGGCGCAGGGGACGGTCGGCGCCTCGACCGCGCTCGTCTCGGCGCTGGCGACGCTGGCCTGCGGCGCGGTCTACCGCTCGTTCGGCGGGCCTTCGACCTTCCTGATGATGGCGCCGCTGGCCCTCGCCGGCCTCGTCCTCGTGGCGCTGGCGCAACGCATCCATGATCCCCGCCGATTTGGCGGCGGCTCCCCCCATAAGGTATAG
- a CDS encoding TerC family protein has protein sequence MMMEFLTHEWLGKPVWMWLGFHALVAGLLAFDLGLLHRDKNHEIGVKESLLLTAFYFTLGLAFGGWIWWMLGFDPAQEYVTGLVIEKSLSMDNVFVIAVILTSLGVPRAAQHRVLVWGILAAVLLRGLMIGLGAALVQQAHWVLSVFAAFLIYVGIKMLVSKEEDEHDIQNSASMRLLKKWVRVTDKPEGQHFIVRKPDPKTGKMVRWLTPLAVALVLVNIADVIFAVDSVPAIFAITTDPFIVYTSNIFAILGLRALYFALAAMVDRFAYLKTALALILLFIGTKIVVADTLELVHLPPWVSLVVTLVLLTLGVVYSLWRTRGAAEPEAEKARAEVAHRT, from the coding sequence ATGATGATGGAATTCTTGACCCACGAGTGGCTCGGCAAGCCCGTCTGGATGTGGCTCGGCTTCCACGCCCTGGTGGCCGGCCTGCTGGCCTTCGATCTCGGCCTGCTCCACCGCGACAAGAACCACGAGATCGGCGTGAAGGAGAGCCTGCTCCTCACCGCCTTCTACTTCACCCTCGGCCTCGCCTTCGGCGGCTGGATCTGGTGGATGCTCGGGTTCGACCCGGCCCAGGAATACGTGACCGGCCTCGTGATCGAGAAGTCGCTGTCGATGGACAACGTCTTCGTGATCGCGGTGATCCTCACCTCGCTCGGCGTGCCGCGGGCGGCCCAGCACCGGGTGCTGGTCTGGGGCATCCTCGCGGCGGTGCTGCTGCGCGGCCTGATGATCGGGCTCGGCGCGGCCCTGGTCCAGCAGGCGCACTGGGTTCTCTCGGTCTTTGCCGCGTTCCTGATCTATGTCGGCATCAAGATGCTCGTCTCGAAGGAGGAGGACGAGCATGACATCCAGAACAGCGCTTCCATGCGCCTGCTCAAGAAGTGGGTGCGCGTCACCGACAAGCCGGAGGGCCAGCACTTCATCGTCCGCAAGCCCGATCCGAAGACGGGCAAGATGGTGCGCTGGCTGACGCCGCTCGCCGTGGCTTTGGTGCTCGTCAACATCGCGGACGTGATCTTCGCCGTCGACAGCGTGCCGGCGATCTTCGCCATCACCACCGACCCGTTCATCGTCTACACCTCGAACATCTTCGCGATCCTGGGTCTGCGCGCGCTCTACTTCGCGCTCGCCGCCATGGTGGACCGCTTCGCCTACCTGAAGACGGCGCTCGCCCTCATCCTGTTGTTCATCGGCACCAAGATCGTGGTCGCCGACACGCTGGAACTCGTCCACCTGCCGCCGTGGGTCTCGCTCGTCGTCACCCTGGTCCTGCTCACCCTCGGCGTCGTCTACAGCCTGTGGCGCACCCGCGGCGCGGCGGAGCCGGAGGCCGAGAAGGCCCGCGCGGAAGTGGCGCACCGAACCTGA
- a CDS encoding ABC transporter ATP-binding protein — protein MTTPHLSPAGQNAAQSDAIIRVRDLVVGFGPRTVMKGLDLDIRRGEILGFVGPSGQGKSVLTRTILGLVPKRSGTIEIFGEDVDGLTVTRRRQLEQRWGVLFQQGALFSGLTVKQNIQMPMREHLKLSERLLDEFARLKIEMVGLKPDAADKYPSELSGGMIKRAALARSLALDPEILFLDEPTSGLDPIGAGEFDDLVSTLKKTLGLTVFMVTHDLDSLYTACDRIAALGDGRIIAQGTIEEMLASNHPWLRSYFHGKRARAIATPNQASQTGQASQTGQASQTGQASRPGYAHA, from the coding sequence TTGACCACCCCTCATCTTTCCCCGGCCGGGCAGAACGCCGCCCAGAGCGACGCGATTATTCGCGTGCGCGATCTCGTGGTCGGCTTCGGCCCGCGCACGGTGATGAAGGGGCTCGACCTCGACATCCGCCGCGGCGAGATTCTGGGATTCGTCGGTCCCTCGGGGCAAGGCAAGTCGGTGCTGACGCGCACCATCCTCGGCCTCGTACCGAAGCGCTCCGGCACGATCGAGATCTTCGGCGAGGACGTGGACGGGCTCACGGTCACCCGGCGGCGCCAGTTGGAGCAGCGGTGGGGCGTGCTGTTCCAGCAGGGGGCGCTGTTCTCGGGGCTCACCGTCAAGCAGAACATCCAGATGCCGATGCGCGAGCATCTCAAGCTGTCCGAGCGCCTGCTCGACGAGTTCGCCCGCCTCAAGATCGAGATGGTCGGCCTCAAGCCGGATGCCGCCGACAAGTACCCCTCGGAGCTGTCGGGCGGCATGATCAAGCGGGCGGCGCTCGCCCGCTCGCTGGCGCTGGACCCGGAGATCCTGTTCCTCGACGAGCCGACCTCCGGCCTCGATCCGATCGGCGCGGGCGAGTTCGACGACCTCGTCTCGACCCTGAAGAAGACGCTCGGCCTGACCGTCTTCATGGTGACGCACGATCTCGACAGCCTCTACACCGCCTGCGACCGCATTGCGGCGTTGGGCGACGGCCGGATCATCGCGCAGGGGACGATCGAGGAGATGCTGGCGAGCAACCACCCCTGGCTGCGCTCCTACTTCCACGGCAAGCGCGCCCGCGCCATCGCCACGCCGAACCAAGCGTCGCAGACCGGCCAAGCGTCGCAGACCGGCCAAGCGTCGCAGACCGGCCAAGCGTCGCGGCCCGGCTATGCCCATGCGTAA